TGACCGCCATTGAGTGTTCCACTTGCCATGGGGCCCGGCTGCGTCCGGAAGTGCTGGGCATCACCGTGGGAGATCAGAATATCCGTCAGGTGTGTGACCTGCCGGTGCGGGAATGCCTGGATTTCTTCAACAACCTGCAGCTGTCGGACCGGGATGCGTTCATTGCCAAACAGATCTTGAAGGAGATCCGGGCCCGGCTCAGTTTTTTGAACAATGTGGGGCTGGACTACCTGACCCTGAACCGGGCGGCGGCCACCCTGTCCGGCGGTGAAGCCCAGAGGATCCGGCTGGCCACCCAGATCGGCTCCGGCCTGGTGGGGGTCCTCTACATCCTGGATGAACCCAGCATCGGCCTGCACCAGCGGGATAATGACAAGCTGCTGGAAACCTTGAAGAACCTGCGGGATATGGGCAACACTCTGATCGTGGTGGAACATGATGAGGACACCATGCGGGCTGCGGACCAGATCATCGACATCGGACCCGGCGCCGGCGAAAACGGGGGCTATGTGGTGGCCCAGGGCACAGCGGAGGAAATCAGCCAGGTGCCTGAATCCATCACAGGCCAGTACCTGAGCGGCGCCAGGAAGATCCCGGTGCCGGAAAAGAGGCGGAAGGGCAATGGCAAGAAGCTGCTCATCAAAGGGGCCCGCGCCAACAACCTGAAGGACATCGACGTGTCCATCCCTCTGGGGACCCTGACCGTGGTCACCGGGGTCAGCGGCAGCGGCAAGAGTACCCTGGTGAACGATATCCTGTACAAGGCCCTGGCCAAGAAACTCATGGGGGCCCGGGAGCGTCCGGCCCTTCACGACCGGATCCTGGGGATCCAGAACATCGATAAGGTCATCAACATCGACCAGAGCCCCATCGGGCGTACGCCCCGGTCCAACCCGGCCACCTATACAGGGACCTTCGATCTGATCCGCACCCTGTTCAGCACCACCAATGACGCCAAGCTGCGGGGCTACAAACCGGGCCGGTTCAGCTTTAATGTCAAGGGCGGCCGCTGTGAGGCCTGCCGCGGGGACGGACTGTTGAAAATCGAAATGAACTTCCTGCCCGATGTCTATGTGCCCTGCGAGGTGTGCAAAGGCACCCGCTACAACCGGGAGACCCTGGAAGTGCACTATAAGGGCAGGAACATCGCCCAGGTCCTGGATATGACTGTCAGCGAGGCCTGCCAGTTCTTCAGCAACCAGCAGCGGATCCTGCGGAAACTTCAGGTGCTGGAGGACGTGGGACTGGGCTACATCCGACTGGGCCAGGCAGCCACCACCCTTTCGGGCGGCGAAGCCCAGCGGGTGAAACTGGCTACGGAACTGGCCAAAGTGAATACGGGACGGACCCTATATATTTTGGACGAACCCACTACGGGGCTCCACATGGCCGATGTGCACAAGCTGCTGGAAGTGCTCCAGCGGCTTGTGGATGCAGGCAGCACGGTGGTGGTCATCGAACACAACCTGGACGTGATCAAAAGTGCCGATTACCTGATCGACCTGGGACCGGAGGGGGGCGACCGGGGTGGTACGGTGATCGCCACCGGGACTCCGGAGGAAGTGGCCCGGGTGCCGGAATCCTATACAGGTCAGTATGTGAAGAAGGTCCTGTCATGAACGAAGCCATCAAGGAGACCCTGGCCGTCTTGCCCAATGCGCCGGGGGTCTATATCATGCATGATGCTGAGGGCAAGGTCATCTATGTGGGCAAGGCAGTGATCCTGAAAAACCGGGTGCGGAGCTATTTCCGTCCGGCCAGTCAGGTGTCCCCCAAGGTACGGGCCATCAACGCCCATGTGGCTTCCATCGAGACCATTGTCACCGCCAGCGAGATGGAAGCACTGATCCTGGAGTGCAACCTGATCAAGAAATACCGGCCCCGGTATAACATCGACCTGAAAGATGACAAGACCTATCCATACCTGAAAATCACGGTGCAGGAAGCCTATCCCCGGATGGTGCTCACCCGGCGGGTGCTGAAGGACGGGGCCCGATACTACGGCCCCTTTGCGGATGCCGGTGCCCTGCGGGACACCATGAAGCTGATCCGTACCATGTTTCCCCTGCGGCACTGCCGGAACCTGAACGCCAAACGGCCCTGCCTCCAGTATCATCTCCACCGGTGTCTGGCTCCCTGCACGGGGAAAGTACCGGTCAGCGAGTACCGGCAACTGGTGGATTCTGTGCTGATGCTGCTGGATGGCAAGGTGAGCCAGCTGGAAAAGGACCTGAAGGAAAAGATGTATGCGGCTTCAGACCGCATGGAGTTTGAAGCGGCGGCACGGTACCGGGATTCCCTGCTGAACCTGAAAAAACTGGCCGAAAAACAGAAGGCCACCACGGAAAGCGGTGACCGGGATGTGGTGGGTCTGGCCATGGATGACAGCGGTGTCTGTGTGCAGGTGTTCTTCATCCGGGGCGGCAAGATCCTGGGACGGGACAGCTTCTTCCTGGACCAGGAAGTGGGGGAACCGGGCAGCGAGATCCTGGCGGATTTCCTGAAACAGTACTACCATGAGAACCATCGGCCGCCCCGGGAAATCCTGGTGAGCCAGGAGCTGGAAGACAGCGACCGGACGCTGCTCTCCCGGTGGCTGAGCACCTTGAATGAAAAGACGGTGAACCTGCTGGTACCTCAGCGGGGCCTGAAGCATGATCTGGTGCTCATGGCTGTGAACAATGCCAGAAAGAACCTGGAGGAACGGCTGCGCCGCGGCCATGCCTCCCTGGAAACGGATCTGGATGCGGCAGAACAGCTGCAGAAGGCCCTGGGGCTTACGACCCCCCTGGAGAGGATGGACTGTTTCGATATCTCCCACAATCAGGGACGGGAAACGGTGGCCTCCATGGTGGTGTTCCGCAACGGCAGCCCCAGCAAAAAGGATTACCGGCGGTACAAGCTCCGTTCGACGGAAGGGAAGCCGGACGACTTCAAATCCATGCAGGAAGTGGTGTATCGTCGCTATAAGGACCTGGAGGATTTGCCCAGTCTGATTGTGATCGACGGCGGCAAGGGACAGCTGAGCTCGGCCCTGGAGGTGATCCGGGGGCTGGGAATCAGTGAGGTGCCGGTGATCGGCCTGGCCAAGCGGGAGGAAGAAATCTTCAAGGAAGGGGCCCATACCAGCATCCTGCTGGATAAGATGTCCCCGGCCCTGCATCTGATCCAGCATATCCGGGATGAGGCCCACCGGTTTGCCATCACCTACCACCGGAAACGGCTGGCCAAACGGAACCTGGTATCCGTGCTGGACCATCTGGAAGGCATGGGGCCCAAACGGAGGGCCGCTCTGTGGAAACGGTTCGGCTCCCTGGATGCCATGCGGGCAGCCGGCATCGACGACCTGGCGGCCGTGGAGGGCATGAACCGGGTGGTGGCAGAACGGGTCCATACCTTTCTTCAGGGAGATCTGCAGAAGAAACAGGAATTGCTGGTCAATGGAACCGCTGCTCCGGATAAGAAATAATGAATATTCCTATTCAATAACTTTTACTAAAAAGTCAGGAAAACCTATTGCACTCCGCAGATGACTCTGGTATAATCCTAACCAAAAGAACAAATACCTTGAGGGGGGAAAAGATAATGAAAAAATACGTTTGCGAAGTTTGCGGTTATGTGTACGATGAAGCTGCTGGTGATCCGGAACACAACATTGCTCCTGGCACCAAATTCGAAGATCTGCCGGAAGACTGGGTTTGCCCCATCTGCGGTGTAGGCAAGGATCAATTCTCTGAAGAAGCGTAATAGTGCCGGAAGGAGCTGTCGCACGAAAGCGGCAGCTCTTTTTTGTTGAGAGAAGGAGGAATTCCATGAGCATCAAATGCATCGCCCTGGATCTGGACGATACCCTGCTGGACAAAAATAAGGA
This region of Acidaminococcus timonensis genomic DNA includes:
- the uvrC gene encoding excinuclease ABC subunit UvrC — protein: MNEAIKETLAVLPNAPGVYIMHDAEGKVIYVGKAVILKNRVRSYFRPASQVSPKVRAINAHVASIETIVTASEMEALILECNLIKKYRPRYNIDLKDDKTYPYLKITVQEAYPRMVLTRRVLKDGARYYGPFADAGALRDTMKLIRTMFPLRHCRNLNAKRPCLQYHLHRCLAPCTGKVPVSEYRQLVDSVLMLLDGKVSQLEKDLKEKMYAASDRMEFEAAARYRDSLLNLKKLAEKQKATTESGDRDVVGLAMDDSGVCVQVFFIRGGKILGRDSFFLDQEVGEPGSEILADFLKQYYHENHRPPREILVSQELEDSDRTLLSRWLSTLNEKTVNLLVPQRGLKHDLVLMAVNNARKNLEERLRRGHASLETDLDAAEQLQKALGLTTPLERMDCFDISHNQGRETVASMVVFRNGSPSKKDYRRYKLRSTEGKPDDFKSMQEVVYRRYKDLEDLPSLIVIDGGKGQLSSALEVIRGLGISEVPVIGLAKREEEIFKEGAHTSILLDKMSPALHLIQHIRDEAHRFAITYHRKRLAKRNLVSVLDHLEGMGPKRRAALWKRFGSLDAMRAAGIDDLAAVEGMNRVVAERVHTFLQGDLQKKQELLVNGTAAPDKK
- the uvrA gene encoding excinuclease ABC subunit UvrA; protein product: MNEDYIVIQGARQHNLKNISLKIPRNKLVVITGLSGSGKSSLAFDTIYAEGQRRYVESLSAYARQFLGQMDKPDVDYIGGLSPAISIDQKTTSRNPRSTVGTVTEIYDYLRLLFARIGVPHCPRCGKVIERQSPQQIADKVLELPEGTRFMLLAPVVWGRKGEHKNVLERIRRAGYVRVKVDDQILNLDEDIELDKKKKHSISVVVDRLVARPNLGSRLTDSLETALKLGEGTVAVEQVGGPTQVYSEKFACAECGISLPEIEPRLFSFNAPYGACPDCMGLGQHMEFDPDLIIPDKTRPFDQGGIAAVSSNVKSYFLRQLDAVLKSRGFTLQNCWKDLPKKFQRELLEGIPDETFTFTYENMMGETNEHHTPFEGIIPLLKRRLRDAMSESQRLDYESFMTAIECSTCHGARLRPEVLGITVGDQNIRQVCDLPVRECLDFFNNLQLSDRDAFIAKQILKEIRARLSFLNNVGLDYLTLNRAAATLSGGEAQRIRLATQIGSGLVGVLYILDEPSIGLHQRDNDKLLETLKNLRDMGNTLIVVEHDEDTMRAADQIIDIGPGAGENGGYVVAQGTAEEISQVPESITGQYLSGARKIPVPEKRRKGNGKKLLIKGARANNLKDIDVSIPLGTLTVVTGVSGSGKSTLVNDILYKALAKKLMGARERPALHDRILGIQNIDKVINIDQSPIGRTPRSNPATYTGTFDLIRTLFSTTNDAKLRGYKPGRFSFNVKGGRCEACRGDGLLKIEMNFLPDVYVPCEVCKGTRYNRETLEVHYKGRNIAQVLDMTVSEACQFFSNQQRILRKLQVLEDVGLGYIRLGQAATTLSGGEAQRVKLATELAKVNTGRTLYILDEPTTGLHMADVHKLLEVLQRLVDAGSTVVVIEHNLDVIKSADYLIDLGPEGGDRGGTVIATGTPEEVARVPESYTGQYVKKVLS
- the rd gene encoding rubredoxin, which translates into the protein MKKYVCEVCGYVYDEAAGDPEHNIAPGTKFEDLPEDWVCPICGVGKDQFSEEA